A genomic stretch from Helianthus annuus cultivar XRQ/B chromosome 1, HanXRQr2.0-SUNRISE, whole genome shotgun sequence includes:
- the LOC110865245 gene encoding titin, producing MASVEVESATNTLPEKVEVPKEVEAVVATPPAPEPEVEESTKATIEPLNADAPPPVEDPPTVQDPVEIESKGVDEPKTDEEQVKADTTQEEVKETEAVPEETLATTDAVIEETAEAVIEETTTTVTEEAEKPVEEDQTPTEVVVNTEVAKEE from the exons ATGGCAAGTGTTGAG GTTGAATCAGCTACAAACACCTTGCCAGAGAAGGTAGAAGTACCAAAAGAGGTAGAGGCAGTAGTTGCTACACCACCTGCACCCGAGCCAGAGGTGGAGGAGTCGACAAAGGCAACGATAGAGCCACTCAATGCTGATGCTCCACCACCAGTTGAAGATCCGCCCACCGTCCAAGACCCCGTTGAAATTGAGAGTAAAGGGGTGGATGAGCCTAAAACCGACGAGGAACAAGTTAAGGCGGATACAACTCAAGAAGAGGTGAAGGAAACTGAGGCAGTCCCAGAAGAAACTCTGGCCACCACAGATGCTGTCATAGAGGAAACTGCGGAGGCTGTCATAGAAGAAACTACGACCACAGTGACCGAGGAGGCCGAAAAACCGGTGGAGGAAGATCAAACACCAACTGAGGTTGTTGTGAACACTGAAGTTGCAAAAGAGGAATAG